The proteins below come from a single bacterium genomic window:
- the nadC gene encoding carboxylating nicotinate-nucleotide diphosphorylase, which produces MELPKGYISNVVRNALSEDIGKGDITTNSVVPSGIKVRGEFLAKSSGVICGLSFAETAFRVLDENIKFIPNINDGDNVTMGHIIATVEGEARAILSAERSALNFLTHLSGIATLTRKFVDAISGTKTKILDTRKTTPLLRLAEKYATYCGGAQNHRIGLYDMILVKDNHIAIAGGIKNALDKIYSQGKPKVPVEVEVTDLKQLETALLYPVDRIMLDNFSVEKVREAIKLRNKLGRNIPFECSGGITLENIRAYAETGVEYISIGAITHSAQALDISLEIS; this is translated from the coding sequence ATGGAACTACCAAAAGGTTATATATCTAATGTCGTTCGTAACGCGCTTTCGGAAGATATAGGCAAAGGCGACATAACCACTAATTCTGTCGTTCCGAGCGGCATCAAAGTAAGAGGAGAGTTTCTCGCAAAATCCAGCGGAGTGATATGCGGACTTTCATTTGCTGAAACCGCTTTCAGAGTTCTCGATGAAAACATCAAGTTCATTCCCAACATTAACGACGGAGACAATGTTACCATGGGACATATCATAGCAACAGTTGAGGGAGAAGCGAGAGCAATCCTTTCCGCTGAGCGAAGCGCACTCAATTTTTTGACGCACCTCTCGGGAATAGCTACATTAACGCGAAAATTCGTTGATGCTATCTCAGGAACCAAAACAAAAATACTCGACACCCGCAAGACCACCCCGCTTCTTCGACTCGCCGAAAAGTATGCGACTTATTGCGGCGGCGCACAAAATCACCGTATAGGGTTGTACGATATGATTCTCGTTAAGGATAACCACATCGCAATAGCCGGCGGAATAAAAAATGCGCTTGATAAGATTTACTCTCAAGGTAAACCGAAAGTACCCGTTGAAGTCGAGGTTACCGATTTAAAGCAGCTTGAGACAGCGCTCCTGTATCCTGTCGATAGAATCATGCTCGATAACTTTTCCGTCGAAAAGGTCAGAGAAGCAATCAAACTGCGAAATAAACTTGGCAGGAATATTCCATTCGAATGCAGCGGTGGAATAACGCTCGAAAACATTCGCGCATACGCTGAAACAGGAGTCGAATACATATCCATAGGCGCGATAACCCACTCAGCGCAAGCATTGGATATATCGCTTGAAATCTCTTGA
- a CDS encoding TonB-dependent receptor has translation MSKLSKIVLLILIVTRLSSGATISGFVKDSISGEPLAFANIYLEREKFGTTSNFKGFFVLDGIPAGHHTLVVSYVGFKEKRVSLFLRSDEKLRLNIKLSPAVEVGESLVVLGRRDLGERSINVGQIIVHHNAVRDIPQLAEPDLFRSLQLLPGVTTVSDFSSALYIWGGVPSENLVTIDGIDVYNVNHLGGVFSAFNVDAIKEVNLVKGGFPARWGGRVGSVIEVINKEGNRNSVHGMFMTSLLSTHGLLEGPLCNFGTWMVAARRTYFDIITAAMEKLNILDAEKVPYHFTDAHSKVTMDLPNGDKISISGYYGKDLFDLEEDDTVILGWGNWTISLNYSHVFGHGHFGNFLLAYSDCDDRFEGAGSEIMHDFVRDLTLRADLMLAKGNHTIEYGGVAKRLSVQNRVDVVDFGGRLWSWLHQTYLVSGYIQDEWRITPLWRVSGGLRANYSWLGHYKLFAPRFSIQRTIDEKTRAKIALGRYYQFIMSVPKFEEMGISLFDTWVMADERIKPMWADHAVFHIETEHIPSVPITVDAYYKRIGNVLRHKAYFTDVFWKMFDQGEGKSFGVDLMARFDLKGFKGWVAYSHGYVINKFSEFAGGKPFYPKHDKRHQVNILLQKNIGKGYTLSLGWVYTTGMPYTEPIGKFVMPYLNGSDFNPFWREMRYYYGGYNNKRVPPYHRLDVGIYKHAEYGKMRVEWFLQVLNVYNRKNIYAYYYSNYYDPYEEGQPQREAIRMFPLLPTFGLSVKF, from the coding sequence ATGAGCAAATTAAGCAAAATAGTTCTTCTAATTCTTATTGTCACCAGACTTTCTTCGGGAGCGACTATCTCTGGCTTTGTTAAGGACAGTATCTCTGGTGAGCCGCTGGCGTTCGCTAATATCTATTTGGAGCGGGAAAAATTTGGCACAACAAGTAATTTCAAGGGATTTTTCGTTCTCGATGGTATTCCTGCGGGGCATCATACGCTGGTGGTATCATATGTGGGCTTCAAAGAAAAAAGAGTATCGCTCTTTCTGAGAAGCGATGAAAAACTTAGGCTCAATATAAAATTGTCACCTGCAGTTGAAGTTGGGGAATCGCTGGTAGTTCTTGGACGACGGGACCTCGGCGAACGCTCGATAAATGTTGGGCAAATAATAGTTCACCATAACGCTGTAAGGGATATTCCACAGCTTGCTGAGCCAGACCTTTTTCGCTCGCTTCAGCTTTTACCAGGCGTGACAACAGTTAGCGATTTCTCATCGGCGCTCTACATATGGGGAGGTGTGCCTTCGGAAAATCTTGTAACCATCGACGGGATAGATGTTTACAATGTTAATCATCTCGGGGGCGTATTTTCCGCTTTTAATGTCGATGCTATAAAGGAAGTAAACCTCGTGAAAGGGGGATTTCCTGCGCGGTGGGGTGGAAGAGTCGGGTCGGTAATCGAGGTGATAAACAAAGAAGGCAATAGAAATTCCGTCCATGGAATGTTTATGACGAGTTTGCTTTCCACTCATGGACTTCTTGAGGGACCGCTTTGTAATTTTGGCACATGGATGGTTGCAGCTCGGCGCACATATTTTGACATAATTACTGCTGCTATGGAAAAACTTAATATCCTCGATGCGGAGAAAGTTCCATACCACTTTACTGACGCTCACTCTAAAGTAACGATGGACCTTCCCAACGGTGACAAAATTTCAATTTCAGGATATTACGGTAAAGATTTATTTGACCTTGAGGAGGATGACACGGTCATTCTTGGGTGGGGCAATTGGACGATTTCACTAAATTATTCGCATGTTTTTGGGCATGGTCATTTCGGCAACTTTCTTTTAGCTTATAGTGATTGCGACGATAGGTTTGAGGGGGCAGGTTCTGAGATAATGCACGATTTTGTCAGAGACCTAACGCTTAGAGCCGACCTCATGCTGGCTAAAGGTAACCATACGATAGAGTATGGTGGTGTGGCTAAAAGACTTTCGGTTCAAAACAGGGTTGATGTGGTTGATTTCGGGGGGCGACTATGGAGCTGGCTTCACCAAACATATCTTGTCTCGGGTTACATTCAGGACGAGTGGCGAATAACCCCGCTCTGGCGTGTTTCAGGGGGGTTAAGGGCTAATTACAGCTGGTTGGGGCATTACAAGCTTTTCGCGCCGAGGTTTTCAATTCAGCGGACTATCGATGAAAAAACGAGAGCAAAAATTGCGCTTGGGCGGTATTACCAGTTTATAATGTCGGTTCCGAAATTCGAGGAAATGGGTATATCGCTTTTTGACACATGGGTAATGGCGGACGAGCGAATAAAGCCTATGTGGGCTGACCATGCGGTTTTTCACATCGAAACCGAGCACATTCCCAGCGTTCCTATAACGGTGGATGCATACTACAAGCGTATCGGCAATGTTCTTCGCCACAAAGCCTATTTTACCGATGTGTTCTGGAAGATGTTCGATCAGGGGGAGGGAAAAAGTTTTGGAGTTGACTTGATGGCAAGATTCGACCTGAAAGGTTTTAAGGGGTGGGTAGCGTATTCGCACGGATATGTTATAAACAAGTTTTCGGAGTTTGCTGGTGGGAAACCATTTTATCCCAAACACGACAAGAGGCATCAGGTCAACATTCTCCTTCAAAAGAACATTGGCAAAGGTTATACATTGTCTCTGGGCTGGGTTTACACCACCGGGATGCCCTACACTGAACCGATAGGAAAGTTCGTTATGCCCTATCTTAACGGTTCGGATTTCAACCCTTTCTGGCGGGAAATGCGGTATTATTACGGCGGATATAACAACAAACGCGTTCCACCATACCACAGGCTCGATGTTGGGATTTACAAGCACGCTGAATACGGCAAAATGAGAGTGGAATGGTTTTTGCAGGTGCTGAATGTTTACAACAGAAAGAATATCTATGCCTATTATTATTCAAATTATTACGACCCATACGAGGAGGGTCAGCCTCAGAGGGAAGCTATAAGAATGTTCCCTCTGCTCCCGACATTCGGATTGAGCGTAAAATTTTGA
- the aspS gene encoding aspartate--tRNA ligase, translating to MYRTHKCGELRREHAGMQVRIAGWVQHKRSFGGVLFVVVGDRYGDVQVTFQPKNKELLENAESLRSQDVVSILGTVVLRPKEARNPKMPTGDIEIIAEELTVLSRSEVPPFVIKDDVNASEELRLRYRYLDLRRRVMQRNLIIRHKAASATREFLDSEGFVEIEMPYLVRSTPEGARDFLVPSRNWHGKFYALPQSPQLYKQTLMVAGLDRYYSLARCFRDEDLRQDRQPEFTQIDLEMSFVEKEDVMDLSERLLSHIMLKTIDYVLPLPLPRLSYEEAMARFGTDKPDTRIPFVIHDVTDIASECGFRVFEDVARGGGVVRVLPVPKAASFSRKKIDQLTKLAVEWGAKGLATMKFSAGEFEGGVAKFLSEGFKKTLAEICGDELVDGSMLFFVADSADIAAKVLGGLRKMLADELDLVDRSRHEALWIVNFPLFEPSEEGPTGITPKHHPFTSPVPEDIPKLDTDPLSVRANAYDLVLDGFEIAGGSIRIHDPQLQKKIFALIGIGPDEAERKFGFLLEAFRYGVPPHGGIAFGFDRLCMILAGARSIRDVIAFPKTTAAQSLMDGSPAEVDPKQLEELGIKIIDKNEEV from the coding sequence ATGTATCGAACGCATAAATGTGGCGAGTTAAGGCGCGAGCACGCTGGCATGCAGGTTAGAATAGCAGGTTGGGTGCAGCACAAAAGGAGCTTTGGAGGGGTGCTCTTCGTGGTAGTGGGTGATAGATATGGCGATGTGCAAGTAACATTCCAGCCGAAAAACAAGGAACTGCTCGAAAATGCGGAATCGCTTCGTTCACAGGATGTGGTATCTATCCTTGGAACAGTCGTTCTCCGTCCCAAAGAGGCGCGAAATCCGAAAATGCCCACAGGTGACATAGAAATAATTGCCGAAGAGTTAACTGTATTAAGTCGCTCCGAGGTTCCGCCTTTCGTTATAAAGGATGATGTTAACGCCAGCGAGGAACTGAGACTGCGTTATAGGTATCTTGACCTCAGACGACGCGTTATGCAACGCAACCTCATCATAAGGCATAAAGCAGCTTCAGCAACGCGGGAATTTCTCGATTCAGAGGGTTTCGTAGAGATTGAGATGCCTTATCTGGTTCGCAGCACACCCGAGGGTGCAAGGGACTTCTTGGTTCCGAGTCGCAATTGGCACGGCAAGTTCTACGCTCTACCTCAATCACCGCAGCTTTACAAGCAAACTTTAATGGTTGCGGGGCTTGACAGGTATTACTCACTCGCGAGATGTTTCCGTGACGAAGACCTCAGACAGGACAGACAGCCTGAATTCACTCAAATAGATTTAGAGATGTCGTTCGTGGAGAAAGAGGATGTTATGGACCTTTCCGAAAGGCTTCTTTCACACATTATGCTTAAGACCATAGACTATGTGCTGCCTTTACCACTTCCAAGGCTATCGTATGAAGAAGCTATGGCTCGTTTCGGAACTGACAAACCCGATACACGAATTCCATTTGTGATTCACGATGTTACAGACATTGCCTCAGAATGTGGGTTTAGAGTTTTCGAGGATGTGGCAAGAGGTGGGGGTGTCGTGAGGGTTCTCCCAGTACCTAAAGCCGCTTCGTTTTCGAGAAAGAAAATAGACCAGCTAACCAAGCTCGCTGTTGAATGGGGTGCAAAAGGGCTCGCCACGATGAAGTTTTCCGCTGGCGAGTTCGAGGGCGGGGTGGCTAAATTCTTAAGCGAGGGTTTCAAGAAGACACTTGCCGAAATTTGCGGAGACGAGCTCGTGGACGGTTCCATGTTGTTTTTCGTAGCGGATTCAGCAGATATAGCCGCCAAGGTTTTGGGTGGATTGCGTAAGATGCTTGCAGACGAGCTTGATTTGGTTGATAGAAGTCGCCACGAGGCATTATGGATCGTTAACTTCCCGCTTTTTGAGCCGAGCGAAGAGGGCCCTACGGGCATAACGCCAAAACACCATCCGTTCACATCACCTGTGCCGGAGGACATACCAAAACTTGATACGGACCCTCTGTCAGTTCGCGCCAACGCGTACGACCTCGTTCTGGACGGATTTGAAATCGCTGGCGGTTCCATACGAATCCATGACCCCCAACTTCAGAAGAAGATTTTTGCGCTTATAGGTATAGGTCCCGATGAAGCTGAGAGGAAATTTGGTTTTCTTCTGGAGGCTTTTCGCTATGGGGTTCCGCCACATGGCGGGATAGCTTTCGGGTTTGACAGGCTTTGCATGATCCTTGCAGGTGCACGGTCCATAAGGGATGTTATAGCATTCCCAAAAACTACTGCAGCTCAATCTCTTATGGATGGCTCTCCTGCGGAAGTCGACCCCAAACAGCTTGAAGAGCTGGGAATAAAAATCATAGACAAGAACGAGGAAGTTTAG
- a CDS encoding HU family DNA-binding protein: protein MTKDELVARVAKAVGLPKAKVNTVIKSTLDEIANALKKGEKVSFVGFGTFMVAERKERVGRNPRTREEIKIPATVVPKFRPGKTLKEMVKAAKK from the coding sequence ATGACGAAGGACGAACTGGTAGCCAGAGTAGCCAAAGCGGTAGGATTGCCCAAGGCGAAGGTTAACACGGTGATCAAATCCACGCTTGACGAGATCGCCAACGCACTCAAGAAGGGCGAGAAGGTTAGCTTCGTCGGTTTTGGCACATTCATGGTTGCTGAGCGCAAGGAGAGAGTCGGCAGGAATCCGAGAACCCGTGAAGAGATAAAGATACCTGCCACTGTGGTGCCGAAGTTCAGACCTGGTAAGACCCTGAAAGAGATGGTGAAGGCTGCTAAGAAGTAA
- a CDS encoding T9SS type A sorting domain-containing protein translates to MFIKIATILIAISYSCFAGWRIPVRFYPSSMDSIFPVTLYFGVDTCATNGYDPFIDIAVPVPPVSGFFPYFEGDSAARYLWVDLRAETDTGIPVSHLWRLRFRDEPGESVCVVWEADSFPYSIGYPRFFQFVVSDTFPPDSVWRTAASIDDLDSICVPCESSIYFLYRDITHISESNSDGTKLRLTITPNPFNNECTIAINSPEPKKLAILALDGKVVEEIRIRGKAKFRPKNIPSGVYLAIIKDEGIVTPFVYIK, encoded by the coding sequence ATGTTTATTAAAATTGCAACAATATTGATTGCCATATCTTACTCGTGCTTTGCTGGTTGGCGAATACCTGTAAGATTTTACCCGTCATCTATGGATTCGATATTCCCCGTAACACTTTATTTTGGCGTTGACACATGCGCAACAAATGGTTATGACCCTTTCATTGACATAGCCGTGCCAGTTCCACCTGTGAGCGGTTTCTTCCCATACTTTGAGGGAGATTCCGCGGCAAGGTATTTGTGGGTTGACTTGAGGGCTGAAACGGACACAGGAATACCAGTAAGTCACCTCTGGCGCCTACGCTTCAGGGATGAACCTGGCGAGTCAGTGTGCGTCGTCTGGGAAGCTGATTCGTTCCCTTATTCGATAGGATACCCAAGATTCTTCCAGTTCGTGGTATCAGACACCTTTCCCCCAGATTCAGTATGGCGCACGGCTGCATCAATAGACGACCTCGATAGCATATGCGTCCCCTGCGAAAGTTCCATCTACTTTTTATACAGGGATATCACGCACATCAGCGAGAGCAATTCAGACGGCACAAAATTGCGGTTAACTATCACTCCCAACCCGTTCAACAATGAATGCACGATAGCTATAAATTCACCTGAGCCCAAGAAGCTTGCAATACTGGCTCTTGACGGAAAAGTAGTGGAAGAAATCAGGATAAGAGGAAAGGCAAAATTCAGACCTAAAAACATTCCTTCAGGAGTTTATCTCGCCATAATAAAGGATGAAGGAATCGTAACACCGTTCGTTTACATTAAATAG
- a CDS encoding tetratricopeptide repeat protein, whose protein sequence is MAEKFDEILGKAKELYVKGMLSEAEPLLEALLYERHDDPDVLSMLGLIKMHKADYNSALRIFSAALDKRPDVARLHFQIALALAKLHRVDEAEQFLLSGLEIDPADDIADRVKAAILIERGQFEEAYKILSMLVNEDKVYEWDVWNDLGKVYYEMEQFEHAHESFEHAIGLAKVLGIELPFLYYNLGLSELAQGMRQKAKDSLSKALELDSELAMAWSMLGGLVAEDGDAERGIDYIGRAIDLQPEEPTHWYMMARVYEMIGDKQAAEHYLLEGYKAFIAQMPDYQVPDGAKGH, encoded by the coding sequence ATGGCTGAGAAGTTCGATGAAATACTTGGCAAGGCTAAGGAACTTTATGTTAAAGGCATGCTTTCTGAGGCTGAACCTTTGCTTGAAGCATTGCTTTACGAAAGACACGATGACCCGGATGTCCTATCCATGCTTGGCTTAATTAAGATGCACAAGGCTGATTATAATTCTGCCCTAAGGATTTTCAGCGCAGCACTTGATAAAAGACCTGATGTGGCGAGGCTACACTTTCAGATAGCATTGGCTCTCGCGAAACTACATCGCGTTGACGAAGCGGAGCAATTCCTCTTAAGTGGTCTTGAAATAGACCCCGCCGATGACATAGCTGACAGGGTTAAAGCAGCAATACTTATAGAGCGAGGGCAATTCGAGGAGGCATACAAGATACTCTCGATGCTTGTGAACGAGGACAAGGTGTACGAATGGGATGTGTGGAACGACCTCGGGAAAGTTTACTACGAGATGGAGCAGTTTGAGCATGCGCATGAATCCTTCGAACACGCCATAGGGCTTGCAAAAGTTCTCGGGATTGAGCTTCCCTTCCTTTACTATAATCTCGGGCTAAGCGAACTTGCACAGGGTATGCGGCAAAAAGCCAAAGATTCGCTTTCTAAGGCTCTTGAGCTTGACTCTGAACTTGCCATGGCGTGGTCTATGCTCGGAGGTTTGGTCGCCGAGGATGGTGATGCGGAGCGCGGCATAGACTACATCGGAAGAGCGATAGATTTGCAGCCCGAGGAACCGACGCATTGGTATATGATGGCAAGAGTTTACGAAATGATTGGTGATAAACAGGCGGCGGAGCACTATCTCCTTGAGGGCTACAAGGCTTTTATTGCCCAGATGCCCGATTATCAGGTCCCCGATGGAGCAAAAGGTCATTAA
- a CDS encoding VCBS repeat-containing protein: MRTAVVFIIFILIASINAQTLSFKQTDWYLGSGRLISYYTFDSRYFRAESLNTENHNVVFQARSVTYTDWDTVTLLSSGAIESHSKFHYGDFDGDGDIDFAMGVGGKGIYVAQNFGDTTFDTTRICSFTFSDSGRFCAVYCGDFDGDGDEDIFFSGYNGCGVCWGSGHATSGWSCETLFVGRMFASDGEVADIDDDGYDDVIGPAFLIVSNPRPSILWGPDLDDTTYLASSSINMSTVRARVFDFDNDTDLDIALLFVRYPNSKLTILENEADSFTSFFNYTYMSLFHYMDGLGVADYDEDGYIDVIVGVERLLGYTVPNLGGFYWFRNDSGSSFNSLSLIHYVDDYTDGADVADYDLNGYVDIMGGWADVGYVAQTSSGTFTDVEIVDEPGNQVHFGRTLDFESNCGNVTCDFYYTVGRNYYRLLKNDMITFPTYGYLESSILAFHRGKKLRSFYWYDCVPDGFEIRYYVRCGYTVDECTTATWTQVPYSGADLDTIVDSHCDLYFQYRIEFYRTTGDDNLSAVVDSVIMVLQDDTGATVIDSVWFSEETDCDSVNIVEICYSFHTCDDLGHTVTGVFMSDSADTYELELRTLIDTTGEYGDSVTPGQHCFQWVLSTDAPGVEDSDWIFRLTIDSTETMVAGVLDSRPPRIVIDSFVSSYLAQDTVEITFDIEDMFYSGDSGFAVISYCGRVDTIDVYDTIFSWVVPPDTCDSALVVVSMRDSFCNWGTDTAVIPITPCEPDSAWFICAPCNSFASCDTQWFIMQIADAQGSDIDTMRVYFTLRVRHTTGFPITFHIHEPTAMLRFECAPSGCDTVTAYIFYFPYDGDSITITLDSLYDSRGCVTK; the protein is encoded by the coding sequence ATGCGAACTGCCGTTGTTTTTATAATATTCATTTTAATAGCTTCAATAAATGCCCAGACTTTATCGTTCAAGCAAACCGATTGGTATCTCGGTTCTGGAAGGCTTATCAGTTATTACACCTTCGATTCACGCTATTTCCGTGCTGAAAGCCTTAACACGGAAAATCACAATGTAGTTTTCCAGGCGAGAAGCGTTACATATACCGACTGGGACACCGTTACTCTTCTTAGCTCTGGCGCAATAGAGTCTCACTCTAAGTTTCACTACGGCGATTTCGACGGTGATGGCGACATCGACTTTGCTATGGGGGTTGGCGGAAAGGGGATATATGTTGCACAAAACTTTGGCGATACAACTTTTGACACCACTCGAATTTGCAGCTTTACATTTTCCGATTCAGGACGATTTTGCGCCGTTTACTGCGGCGATTTCGACGGTGACGGTGATGAGGACATCTTTTTCAGCGGTTACAATGGCTGTGGCGTTTGCTGGGGAAGCGGTCACGCCACATCGGGATGGAGCTGTGAGACGCTTTTTGTCGGCAGGATGTTCGCAAGTGATGGTGAAGTAGCCGACATCGATGACGATGGCTACGATGATGTTATAGGTCCTGCTTTCCTTATAGTAAGCAATCCGAGACCATCAATCCTTTGGGGTCCAGACCTTGATGATACCACATATTTAGCTTCCTCGTCGATAAACATGTCCACTGTCAGAGCCCGCGTTTTCGACTTCGACAACGACACTGACCTCGACATAGCGCTTCTTTTTGTGAGATACCCTAATTCTAAGTTAACAATACTCGAGAATGAGGCGGATTCATTCACGAGTTTCTTCAATTACACTTACATGTCACTTTTTCATTACATGGATGGTCTTGGAGTGGCGGACTACGACGAGGACGGCTACATCGATGTTATAGTGGGTGTCGAAAGACTTTTGGGCTACACAGTCCCGAATCTTGGAGGATTCTACTGGTTCCGCAACGATAGCGGAAGTTCGTTTAATTCGCTCAGTTTAATACACTATGTTGATGACTACACTGACGGCGCGGATGTGGCTGACTACGACCTCAACGGCTATGTCGACATTATGGGTGGATGGGCTGATGTTGGTTATGTTGCACAAACCTCGTCAGGGACATTCACCGATGTAGAGATAGTTGACGAACCGGGAAACCAAGTTCATTTCGGTAGGACACTCGACTTCGAATCAAACTGTGGCAATGTCACCTGCGACTTCTACTACACGGTAGGGCGCAACTACTATAGATTGCTCAAAAACGATATGATAACATTCCCAACTTACGGCTATCTTGAATCATCCATTCTTGCGTTTCATCGAGGGAAAAAACTCCGCTCATTCTACTGGTACGATTGCGTTCCTGATGGCTTTGAAATACGATATTATGTTCGCTGTGGTTACACTGTGGACGAATGCACGACAGCTACATGGACGCAAGTTCCTTACTCGGGAGCAGACCTCGACACCATTGTTGATTCCCATTGTGACCTTTATTTCCAGTATAGAATCGAGTTTTATCGCACCACCGGCGATGACAACCTTTCAGCTGTAGTTGATTCAGTGATAATGGTTCTTCAGGACGACACCGGTGCTACTGTCATCGATTCCGTCTGGTTTTCTGAGGAGACTGATTGCGATAGTGTTAATATTGTGGAGATATGCTACAGTTTTCACACATGCGACGACCTTGGGCATACAGTTACAGGCGTTTTCATGTCCGATTCTGCGGATACATACGAACTCGAATTGCGGACTTTAATTGATACTACTGGTGAATACGGCGACAGCGTCACCCCGGGACAACACTGTTTCCAGTGGGTTCTAAGCACGGATGCTCCGGGCGTTGAGGACAGCGATTGGATATTCAGACTAACCATCGATTCAACTGAGACTATGGTAGCTGGAGTTCTGGATTCACGACCGCCAAGAATTGTTATCGACTCATTCGTAAGTTCGTATTTGGCTCAGGATACCGTTGAGATTACTTTTGATATCGAAGACATGTTTTACTCAGGCGATAGCGGTTTTGCTGTTATAAGTTATTGCGGCAGAGTTGATACTATAGATGTCTACGACACAATTTTTAGTTGGGTTGTACCACCGGACACATGTGATTCCGCTCTTGTTGTGGTCTCGATGAGAGATTCTTTTTGCAATTGGGGCACCGATACAGCGGTAATACCCATAACACCTTGCGAGCCAGATAGTGCTTGGTTTATTTGCGCTCCATGCAACAGTTTCGCGTCGTGCGATACCCAATGGTTCATCATGCAGATAGCAGATGCGCAGGGAAGCGATATCGATACTATGCGAGTTTACTTTACCCTGCGAGTTCGACATACCACCGGTTTCCCGATAACATTTCACATTCATGAGCCCACCGCAATGCTTCGCTTCGAATGTGCTCCATCGGGATGCGATACAGTTACTGCATACATATTTTACTTTCCCTACGATGGTGACTCGATAACGATAACACTGGATTCCCTTTATGATTCTCGAGGGTGTGTGACGAAGTAA